A region from the Microcoleus sp. FACHB-672 genome encodes:
- a CDS encoding phytanoyl-CoA dioxygenase family protein produces MKQQRYNQQQIESFAQTVLNDGYCVLRDHFSTATLNVWREAFAPLLHDHIEREGKLRNRGSARYYVTLPFNAPFADPSIYEDEDVLALVERLVGEDAVMCQLATDTPLLGSDYQDVHRDAPPLFPEAGIETPPFQLAINFPLVDVTLENGPFEVVRGTHMISKAEGLQRLESGEIKLEPVLMKAGDVMIRDVRGLHRGTPNRTEIPRPMVVIGYSRRWLYRPEVCIHIPRASYDALSERARHLLRFNPIVESLEEKPAVEVYQAFAY; encoded by the coding sequence ATGAAGCAACAACGGTATAATCAACAACAAATTGAATCGTTCGCCCAAACGGTGTTGAACGATGGCTATTGCGTGTTGCGCGATCACTTTTCCACCGCAACACTGAATGTTTGGCGCGAAGCGTTTGCGCCTTTGCTACACGATCATATCGAGCGCGAAGGTAAACTTCGCAATCGCGGCTCAGCTCGTTATTATGTTACCCTTCCTTTCAACGCTCCCTTTGCCGATCCCAGTATTTATGAAGATGAGGATGTGCTAGCGCTGGTTGAGCGTTTGGTGGGTGAAGATGCGGTGATGTGCCAGTTGGCAACAGACACGCCGTTGCTGGGTTCTGACTATCAAGATGTGCACCGAGATGCGCCGCCGCTTTTCCCGGAAGCTGGCATAGAAACGCCGCCCTTCCAGTTAGCAATTAACTTTCCACTCGTGGATGTGACGCTGGAAAATGGCCCGTTTGAGGTAGTGCGGGGCACGCACATGATCTCCAAGGCGGAAGGGTTGCAGCGCTTGGAGTCGGGTGAGATCAAGTTAGAGCCGGTTTTGATGAAAGCCGGCGATGTGATGATCCGCGATGTGCGGGGACTTCACCGAGGCACTCCGAACCGCACAGAAATACCCCGTCCGATGGTAGTCATTGGCTACAGCCGGCGCTGGTTATATCGTCCGGAGGTTTGCATTCACATTCCCCGTGCTTCCTATGATGCACTTTCGGAACGCGCCCGTCATTTATTGCGCTTCAATCCGATTGTTGAATCCCTGGAAGAGAAGCCGGCAGTTGAGGTTTATCAAGCGTTTGCTTACTAA
- a CDS encoding WG repeat-containing protein, with the protein MTLEYIPLAVIYLWSPSMATALTFSDVQTHWAQVSIVKLQERNLISGYPEGDFRPEGTITRAEFAAILLKAFPNAEPVRKPANFTDVPNTHWAYKAIQAASENGFFAGYPDGTFKPNQTLPRVQALVILTKGLNYSAPSPSVEMLKQYFEDATQVPDYAITAVSSAIFGNLVVNYPNVKQLKPNQNATRGEVTALIAQALQIPEAVSPQYIARLNYISPPAQSYWASNFSEGLAAFSTGTLNDTKFGYADKTGKIVIQPQFTVGNEFSEGLAAVKIGEKFGYIDSTGKMVIEPQYDIAQPFSEGIAYVQIDNRDAYIDKTGKRINTDYFYNCKPFAEGFAAVGIVEGDGKYGYIDKTGKIAIPSKFDEAESFSEGLAKVKFNGKIGYIDTTGNFVIQPEYYQAESFSEGLAAVKLGDKFGYIDKTGKFVIQPQFTSAWSFSEGLAPVNQSGYIDKTGKIVIPQKFQLVEPFSEGLALVRINRPEGIGYAYGYIDKTGKYVVYPQFGDAESFSEGVARIAIGGKWRNDEVLANGVFEGGKRVYLRNPLK; encoded by the coding sequence ATGACGCTTGAATACATACCGTTAGCTGTGATTTATTTATGGAGTCCATCGATGGCAACTGCTTTAACCTTTTCTGACGTTCAAACCCACTGGGCGCAAGTTTCAATTGTCAAACTACAAGAACGAAATTTAATTAGTGGCTATCCAGAGGGAGATTTTCGTCCAGAGGGAACGATTACCCGCGCTGAATTTGCCGCGATTTTGCTAAAAGCCTTTCCCAATGCCGAGCCGGTTCGCAAGCCGGCTAACTTCACAGATGTCCCTAACACACATTGGGCTTATAAAGCGATTCAAGCTGCCTCTGAAAATGGCTTCTTTGCCGGCTATCCAGACGGAACATTTAAACCCAATCAAACCCTCCCGCGGGTGCAAGCATTAGTCATTCTTACTAAGGGTTTGAACTATAGCGCCCCTTCACCATCTGTGGAAATGCTAAAACAGTATTTTGAGGATGCGACGCAAGTTCCCGACTATGCAATCACTGCAGTGTCATCTGCAATTTTTGGAAATCTTGTGGTGAATTATCCCAATGTCAAACAATTAAAACCGAATCAAAATGCGACGCGGGGTGAAGTCACTGCATTAATTGCTCAAGCTTTGCAAATTCCAGAGGCAGTTTCTCCGCAGTACATTGCAAGACTGAATTATATCTCGCCGCCGGCACAATCTTATTGGGCATCAAATTTTTCCGAAGGGCTGGCAGCATTCAGTACCGGCACCCTCAATGATACAAAATTTGGTTATGCCGACAAAACCGGAAAGATTGTGATTCAACCACAATTTACTGTCGGCAATGAATTTTCAGAAGGGCTAGCAGCCGTCAAAATTGGCGAAAAATTTGGTTATATCGATAGCACAGGCAAAATGGTCATTGAGCCACAGTATGACATTGCCCAGCCTTTTTCTGAAGGAATTGCCTACGTTCAAATCGATAACAGAGATGCCTATATAGACAAAACCGGCAAGCGCATTAACACTGATTACTTTTATAACTGCAAACCCTTTGCCGAAGGATTCGCGGCAGTCGGCATTGTCGAAGGAGATGGCAAATATGGCTATATCGATAAAACCGGCAAAATTGCCATCCCTAGTAAATTTGATGAAGCAGAGTCATTTTCAGAAGGACTCGCAAAAGTTAAATTTAATGGGAAAATCGGTTATATCGACACCACCGGCAATTTTGTCATTCAGCCCGAGTATTACCAAGCTGAGTCATTTTCAGAAGGACTGGCAGCCGTCAAACTAGGCGACAAATTTGGTTATATCGATAAGACGGGAAAATTTGTTATTCAGCCCCAATTTACCAGCGCTTGGTCTTTTTCAGAAGGGTTAGCGCCGGTTAACCAATCTGGCTATATTGACAAAACCGGCAAGATAGTAATCCCGCAGAAGTTTCAACTGGTTGAACCTTTTTCAGAAGGGCTAGCCCTTGTCAGAATAAATCGCCCCGAAGGAATTGGCTACGCCTATGGCTACATTGATAAAACCGGCAAGTATGTAGTTTATCCGCAATTTGGGGATGCTGAATCTTTTTCTGAAGGCGTGGCACGAATCGCCATTGGCGGAAAATGGCGTAATGACGAGGTGCTAGCCAATGGAGTTTTTGAAGGCGGCAAGCGGGTTTATCTTCGCAACCCACTCAAATAG
- a CDS encoding M20 metallopeptidase family protein, translating into MIAPSITPTSVNLSQLRPTIYELQPQLVEWRRRLHQQPELAFKEKLTAEFVSQKLREWGIEHETGIATTGIVATIDSGKPGQVLAIRADMDALPIQEENEVPYKSQHDGRMHACGHDGHTAIALGTAYYLSQHRDDFVGAVKIIFQPAEEGPGGAKPMIEAGVLKNPDADAIIGLHLWNNLPLGTVGVRTGALMAATECFYCTIQGKGGHGAMPHQTVDSILVASQVVNALQTIVARNVNPLESAVVTVGKFQAGTALNVIADSAQLSGTVRYFNPTLGEHLPQRLEQIIAGVCNSHGATYELKYVRLYPPVINDAAIAELVRFVAASVVETPAGIVPECQTMGGEDMSFFLQELPGCYFFLGSANLSKNLAYPHHHPRFDFDEAALGMGVEIFVRCVEKFCI; encoded by the coding sequence ATGATTGCTCCCTCTATTACCCCAACTTCCGTTAATCTTTCTCAACTGCGACCGACTATTTATGAACTGCAACCACAATTAGTCGAGTGGCGTCGCCGGCTGCATCAACAACCTGAACTTGCTTTCAAAGAAAAGCTAACAGCGGAGTTTGTCTCGCAAAAATTGCGGGAATGGGGAATTGAGCATGAAACCGGCATCGCAACCACCGGCATTGTCGCCACGATAGACAGTGGCAAACCCGGTCAAGTGCTGGCGATTCGGGCGGATATGGATGCACTGCCGATTCAAGAGGAAAACGAAGTGCCCTACAAATCGCAGCATGATGGCAGGATGCACGCTTGCGGTCATGATGGGCACACAGCAATTGCCCTCGGCACAGCCTACTATCTCTCGCAACACCGGGATGATTTCGTCGGCGCAGTTAAGATTATTTTCCAGCCGGCAGAAGAAGGGCCGGGGGGCGCAAAGCCGATGATTGAAGCCGGTGTGCTCAAAAATCCGGATGCAGACGCCATCATTGGCTTGCACTTGTGGAACAACCTCCCCCTCGGTACAGTAGGCGTTCGCACCGGCGCGTTGATGGCAGCAACCGAATGTTTTTACTGCACGATTCAGGGCAAAGGCGGACACGGGGCGATGCCGCATCAAACCGTTGACTCGATTTTAGTCGCTTCCCAAGTTGTGAATGCCTTGCAAACGATTGTGGCACGGAATGTAAATCCGTTAGAATCCGCAGTGGTTACGGTAGGTAAATTTCAGGCAGGCACTGCACTGAACGTGATTGCCGATAGCGCCCAATTAAGCGGAACTGTGCGCTATTTTAACCCAACTTTGGGCGAACACCTTCCCCAGCGACTTGAGCAAATCATTGCCGGTGTTTGTAACAGTCACGGCGCGACTTATGAACTCAAATATGTGCGGCTGTATCCGCCGGTAATTAATGATGCGGCAATTGCAGAATTGGTGCGTTTTGTAGCAGCTTCGGTAGTAGAAACGCCTGCCGGCATCGTTCCAGAATGCCAAACAATGGGCGGTGAAGATATGTCTTTCTTCCTGCAAGAATTGCCCGGTTGCTATTTCTTCCTCGGTTCTGCAAACTTGTCGAAAAACTTAGCTTATCCTCACCACCATCCCCGCTTTGATTTTGATGAAGCTGCCCTTGGGATGGGAGTAGAAATCTTTGTGCGCTGTGTTGAAAAATTCTGTATTTAG
- a CDS encoding pentapeptide repeat-containing protein: MSSNLQPEQLLESLEKWTQVEHEEKGFNLTDEQLHWEIYDLLGGEALTPEVVEALMSLLDASDEFRPVQLFQRLEDFYLRWCDGEFIDAPAENFPQKKMRLLKEQLPTQKIGQRQVDIYAGLSVMILLLELHRYALSKDYLKDEIAFYPCGKKDTEGFDENRLLHIISYSNCFGEVISNFNTIVGKFFRGANLIHASLGGADFRGADLIDANFGGAYLSDANFSGANLSHANLSGADLIRANLKGANLIGADLISADLIRANLKGADMSRTNLKNADLSRADLSGAQLSSANLDFADLSRANLSEANLSCANLIHANLSGANLSGANLRAKLYYNANLSGANLRSADLRSTDLRTANLRSANLENITWNEGTKWDDVQGLQSAKNTPAALKQQLGLE; encoded by the coding sequence ATGTCATCTAACCTACAGCCTGAACAATTGCTAGAAAGTCTAGAGAAGTGGACACAAGTAGAACATGAAGAGAAAGGATTTAATCTCACTGATGAGCAGCTACATTGGGAAATTTACGATTTGCTGGGTGGTGAAGCATTAACGCCAGAAGTTGTGGAAGCTTTGATGTCGTTGCTAGATGCAAGTGATGAATTTCGACCCGTGCAGTTATTCCAGCGTCTGGAAGATTTTTATCTTCGCTGGTGTGATGGGGAATTTATTGACGCGCCGGCAGAAAATTTCCCTCAGAAAAAAATGCGGTTACTTAAAGAGCAACTGCCAACTCAAAAGATAGGACAGCGGCAGGTAGACATTTATGCCGGCTTGAGTGTCATGATTTTACTCTTAGAGTTGCATCGCTACGCTCTATCAAAAGATTACCTAAAAGATGAAATCGCCTTCTATCCCTGCGGCAAAAAAGACACTGAAGGTTTTGACGAGAACCGATTACTTCACATCATTAGCTACAGCAATTGTTTTGGCGAGGTAATATCCAATTTCAACACTATAGTTGGTAAATTCTTCAGAGGCGCAAACCTCATTCACGCAAGCCTCGGAGGCGCTGACTTCAGAGGTGCAGACCTCATTGACGCAAATTTCGGTGGCGCATACCTCAGTGACGCAAACTTCAGTGGCGCAAATCTCAGTCATGCAAACCTCAGTGGTGCAGACCTCATACGGGCAAATCTTAAAGGCGCAAATCTCATTGGTGCAGACCTCATTAGTGCAGACCTCATACGGGCAAATCTTAAAGGCGCAGATATGAGTAGAACAAATCTCAAAAACGCAGACCTCAGCCGTGCAGACCTCAGTGGGGCACAACTCAGTAGCGCAAACCTCGACTTCGCAGACCTCAGTCGCGCCAACCTCAGTGAGGCAAACCTCAGTTGTGCAAACCTCATTCACGCAAACCTCAGTGGTGCAAACCTCAGTGGCGCAAATCTTCGCGCAAAACTCTATTACAACGCAAACCTCAGTGGCGCAAACCTCAGAAGCGCAGACCTCAGAAGCACAGACCTCAGAACCGCAAACCTCAGAAGCGCAAATCTCGAAAACATTACCTGGAATGAGGGTACGAAGTGGGATGATGTGCAAGGGTTGCAGAGCGCAAAAAATACACCGGCAGCCTTAAAGCAACAGTTAGGACTGGAGTGA
- a CDS encoding carbon-nitrogen hydrolase family protein: MKSYLAAALQMTSLPDLQKNLVQAEELIDLAVRRGAELVSLPENFSFLGEEKDKIAQAEEIAQQSEKFLKTMAQRFQVTIVGGGFPVPEDSGKVYNTALLVDPTGTEQARYKKVHLFDVNLPDGNTYQESSTVMAGTTLPPVYPSEHLGNIGLSVCYDVRFPELYRHLSYKGAEILFVPAAFTAYTGKDHWQVLLQARAIENTCYVIAPAQTGRHYAMRHSHGHAMIIDPWGVILADAGDRPGVAIAEIEPSRIEQVRRQMPSLLHRVFV, encoded by the coding sequence ATGAAATCTTATCTCGCCGCCGCTCTCCAAATGACCAGCTTGCCTGACCTGCAAAAAAACCTGGTTCAGGCAGAAGAATTGATTGATCTTGCCGTGCGTCGTGGTGCCGAGTTGGTCAGCTTACCAGAAAACTTCTCCTTCCTAGGAGAAGAAAAGGACAAGATTGCCCAAGCCGAAGAGATCGCGCAGCAGAGTGAAAAATTCCTCAAAACGATGGCCCAGCGCTTTCAGGTGACAATCGTGGGCGGTGGCTTCCCAGTACCGGAAGACAGCGGCAAAGTCTATAACACAGCACTGCTAGTAGATCCCACCGGCACCGAACAGGCTCGGTATAAAAAAGTGCACCTGTTTGATGTGAACTTGCCCGATGGCAACACTTATCAAGAATCGAGCACCGTGATGGCCGGCACAACACTACCGCCGGTTTATCCCTCGGAACATCTCGGTAACATCGGACTTTCCGTTTGTTATGATGTCCGCTTCCCCGAATTGTACCGGCACCTTTCCTACAAAGGCGCGGAAATTTTATTCGTCCCCGCCGCCTTCACTGCCTACACCGGCAAAGATCACTGGCAAGTGCTGCTGCAAGCGAGAGCCATTGAAAACACCTGCTATGTCATTGCACCGGCACAAACAGGCCGACACTACGCCATGCGCCACTCACACGGCCACGCCATGATCATCGACCCTTGGGGCGTAATTCTCGCCGATGCCGGCGACAGACCGGGAGTTGCAATCGCCGAAATTGAACCCAGCCGTATTGAGCAAGTGCGCCGGCAAATGCCCTCCCTACTGCATCGCGTTTTTGTCTAA
- the ilvN gene encoding acetolactate synthase small subunit, which translates to MKHTLSVLVEDEAGVLTRIAGLFARRGFNIESLAVGPAEQMGISRITMVVPGDDRIIEQLTKQLYKLINVLKVQDITEIPCVERELMLVKVNANSNNRSEVIELAQIFRARVVDVAEDSLTLEVVGDPGKMVAIVQVLNKFGIREIARTGKIALTRESGVNTEYLKSLEAKI; encoded by the coding sequence ATGAAACATACCCTTTCCGTCCTGGTTGAAGATGAAGCGGGAGTCCTTACCCGCATTGCCGGCTTGTTCGCCCGTCGTGGTTTTAATATTGAAAGCTTAGCCGTTGGGCCGGCTGAGCAAATGGGAATTTCTCGGATTACGATGGTCGTACCCGGTGATGACCGGATCATTGAGCAACTGACCAAGCAGCTCTACAAATTGATTAACGTCCTCAAAGTACAGGATATTACCGAGATTCCCTGCGTCGAGCGAGAGTTAATGCTCGTCAAGGTTAATGCTAATAGCAATAACCGCTCAGAAGTGATTGAATTGGCCCAGATTTTCCGCGCCCGTGTCGTGGATGTTGCAGAAGATTCACTCACTTTAGAAGTGGTGGGAGATCCGGGCAAAATGGTTGCCATTGTGCAGGTACTTAACAAATTTGGCATTCGCGAAATTGCCCGCACCGGCAAAATCGCCCTTACCCGCGAATCAGGTGTCAATACCGAGTATCTCAAGTCTTTGGAAGCTAAGATTTAG
- a CDS encoding alpha/beta fold hydrolase → MSLFCLVHGAFQGAWCWDLLIPYLEAQGHKTVAMDLPIEDASANLSQFVDVVLQVLPKTDDDLVLVGHSMAGTVIPLVAEAHPVRQLVFLTALIPCPGMSTLDQFAHHLDSEQLQSLNYQPKESSQLEQFDDEPYIFNPDSVGQDFSDEAVLRRLFYHDCQPDVMDWALSKTRSQQSMAYIVESSPLKSLPNVDCKYILCTDDRIISPAWSRYAARKRLGVDAIELPGGHCPHLSRPDLLASVLTAKSNDN, encoded by the coding sequence ATGAGTCTTTTTTGTCTAGTTCATGGTGCCTTCCAAGGCGCTTGGTGTTGGGATTTGTTAATTCCTTACTTAGAAGCCCAAGGTCATAAGACAGTTGCAATGGATTTGCCGATTGAAGATGCCTCTGCAAACTTATCGCAATTTGTAGATGTAGTATTGCAAGTGCTGCCCAAAACTGATGATGATCTTGTGCTAGTGGGGCACTCAATGGCTGGTACTGTTATTCCCCTGGTTGCAGAAGCACATCCAGTCCGGCAACTGGTATTTCTTACAGCGCTGATTCCTTGCCCTGGAATGAGTACGCTTGACCAATTTGCTCATCATCTCGATTCAGAGCAGCTCCAATCATTAAATTACCAACCTAAAGAGTCAAGTCAACTCGAACAATTCGATGATGAACCTTATATATTTAATCCAGATTCGGTTGGTCAAGATTTTTCAGATGAAGCTGTATTAAGGAGATTGTTCTATCACGATTGTCAACCCGATGTCATGGACTGGGCACTTTCAAAAACACGGTCACAGCAATCAATGGCCTATATTGTTGAGTCCAGTCCGTTGAAGTCTTTACCCAATGTTGATTGTAAATACATTCTTTGTACGGATGACCGGATAATTTCTCCTGCATGGTCACGCTACGCTGCACGTAAACGCTTGGGCGTTGATGCTATAGAACTGCCTGGAGGACACTGCCCGCACTTATCTCGCCCTGATCTCCTTGCCTCAGTATTAACGGCAAAATCTAATGATAATTAA
- a CDS encoding BON domain-containing protein, with protein MGWLKRLFGLEKPQNQQATVQAPDQPQQSYTVPAAPQTPDIPPERLGLSGEYDQSGLAKRVALAFDEDAEVADLDRVWVAQTGGTVVLKGDVPSQDKLNKLVSIAKGTYGATGVETDQVNVG; from the coding sequence ATGGGTTGGTTAAAAAGATTATTTGGGCTGGAAAAACCACAGAATCAACAGGCTACCGTTCAGGCACCTGATCAACCGCAGCAGAGTTATACAGTGCCGGCTGCACCACAAACACCGGATATCCCACCAGAACGGTTAGGCTTGAGTGGAGAATATGACCAAAGCGGTCTTGCCAAGCGAGTTGCTTTGGCGTTTGATGAAGATGCAGAAGTCGCTGACCTGGACAGAGTTTGGGTGGCTCAAACCGGCGGCACCGTTGTATTAAAAGGGGACGTTCCCAGCCAGGATAAGCTAAACAAACTGGTGTCAATCGCAAAGGGAACTTACGGTGCTACGGGTGTTGAAACCGATCAAGTCAACGTAGGCTAG
- a CDS encoding cation:proton antiporter, with amino-acid sequence MILAGVLLSLVVIYLASKIGGEFSNWLGFPPVLGELVAGVIVGVSALHLLVFPEAVADSSGSAIIALLQATAGLTPETAEATFHIQSEVISVLAELGVIVLLFEIGLESNLRELIEAGFQATLVAVVGVTLPFVAGTVGLITLFHFPTVPAVFAGAALTATSIGITSRVLTEIGALKSKEGQIIIGAAVIDDVLGIIILAVVASLAKTGEVDVFNVVYLIISASVFLVGAILLGRFINQWFVALADQLKTRGQIIMPAIIFALILSYIGAAIHLEAILGAFAAGLVLDETDKRKELQKQIIPIADILVPIFFVSVGAKTNLGVLNPAVPANREGLIIASFLILVAILGKVAAGFSVFGQEKINRLAIGIGMIPRGEVGLVFAAVGSDSGALSEALEVAIILMVILTTFIAPPLLRVVFQQPAVADTPQKSE; translated from the coding sequence ATGATCCTAGCCGGCGTGCTGCTGAGTTTAGTTGTAATTTACCTAGCCAGCAAAATCGGTGGGGAATTTTCTAACTGGCTGGGTTTCCCACCCGTACTGGGTGAACTGGTAGCTGGGGTGATCGTCGGCGTTTCAGCCTTGCATCTGCTGGTATTTCCAGAAGCCGTAGCAGACAGTTCTGGTTCTGCGATCATCGCTTTGCTTCAAGCTACTGCCGGCTTGACTCCTGAGACAGCAGAGGCCACATTTCACATTCAGAGCGAAGTCATCTCGGTTCTAGCCGAATTGGGCGTGATTGTTCTGCTGTTTGAAATTGGTCTGGAATCGAACTTAAGAGAACTAATAGAAGCCGGGTTTCAGGCAACCCTTGTCGCCGTCGTGGGAGTGACACTGCCGTTTGTTGCCGGCACCGTCGGGCTAATTACTCTGTTTCATTTCCCGACTGTTCCAGCAGTGTTTGCCGGCGCTGCTTTAACCGCTACCAGCATTGGAATTACCTCCAGAGTGCTTACAGAAATTGGAGCGCTCAAATCTAAAGAAGGTCAGATTATCATTGGCGCGGCGGTGATCGACGACGTTCTGGGGATCATCATCCTAGCCGTGGTGGCAAGTTTGGCCAAAACCGGCGAAGTGGACGTGTTCAACGTCGTTTATCTGATTATCAGTGCCAGCGTTTTCCTCGTCGGTGCGATTCTGCTGGGGCGTTTTATTAACCAATGGTTTGTAGCACTGGCCGATCAACTGAAAACACGCGGCCAGATCATCATGCCGGCTATTATCTTCGCGTTGATTCTGTCCTATATTGGCGCGGCAATCCACTTAGAAGCGATTTTAGGCGCGTTTGCTGCTGGACTCGTCTTAGATGAGACAGATAAGCGCAAAGAGTTGCAAAAACAGATCATCCCCATTGCCGATATCCTGGTGCCGATCTTTTTTGTCTCCGTAGGGGCTAAAACCAACCTAGGCGTTCTCAATCCAGCCGTTCCCGCCAATCGAGAAGGTCTGATCATCGCCAGCTTCCTGATTTTGGTGGCTATTCTGGGTAAAGTGGCTGCCGGTTTCAGCGTCTTTGGTCAAGAAAAGATCAACCGCTTAGCCATTGGTATCGGCATGATCCCGCGAGGAGAAGTGGGACTTGTGTTTGCCGCTGTTGGATCAGACAGTGGTGCACTCTCAGAAGCTCTAGAAGTTGCGATTATTCTGATGGTGATCTTGACGACCTTTATTGCGCCGCCCCTATTACGGGTTGTCTTTCAACAACCGGCAGTTGCTGACACCCCTCAAAAATCCGAATAA